The nucleotide window TCGCTCAAGCAGCAGACGACATCATTCACGGTCAGCTACACGATCAATTCGTTGTAGACCCAATTCAAGGCGGCGCAGGTACTTCAATGAACATGAATGCCAACGAAGTAATTGCAAACCGCGCATTAGAAATTTTAGGGGAAGAAAAAGGTACTTATTCAATTATTAGTCCTAACAGCCACGTCAACATGGCGCAATCTACAAATGATGCTTTCCCATCAGCTATTCATATCGCAACGGTGTCAACTTTAGATAAGTTAATTGTAGCGATGGAACGCATGAAAGAAAGCTTCCTGAAAAAAGCAGTGCAATTTGATTCTATCGTAAAAATGGGTCGTACCCACTTACAGGATGCAGTGCCAGTTCGTTTAGGTCAAGAATTTGGTGCCTATGCAGCCGTTGTAAGCCGTGACATTCAACGTATTAAAAATGCGCAAAAAACAATGTTACAAATTAACATCGGGGCGACAGCAATTGGTACAGGCTTAAACGCTGACCCAGAGTATATGAAAATTGCCGTGGAGCATATTGCTGAATACAGTGGCTTCCCATTCGAGCGCGTAGAGAACTTAATTGACGGTACGCAAAACACAGATACTTATTCAGAAGTGTCTTCTATGCTAAAAATTGCGATGACGAATATGTCAAAAATCTCAAACGATTTACGCTTAATGGCCTCTGGTCCAAAAACAGGCTTCAGTGAAATTCGTCTACCAGAGCGTCAACCAGGATCATCAATTATGCCAGGGAAAGTAAACCCTGTTATGCCAGAAGTAATTAACCAAATTGCCTTCCAAGTTGTCGGCAATGACGTAACGATTTCATTAGCTTCTGAAGCAGGTCAATTCGAGCTTAACGTAATGGAACCAGTCCTTGTCTTCAACCTATTACAGTCAATTGAAATTATGACAAATGGCTTCACTGTATTTACGACACACTGCTTAGATCATATTGAGGCAAACGAAGCGCGCATGCATGACTTTGTAGAACGTTCAATTGGGGTTGTAACAGCATTAGCACCACATTTAGGCTATGAGCGTTCAAGCCAAATTGCCCGCGAAGCGCTACACAGCGGCAAATCAGTACGTGAATTATGCTTACAGTACGATTACTTCACAGTCGAACAATTAGATATTATCTTAAACCCATTCGAGCTCACACAACCAGGTATTGCTGGGGAAAAAGCTTTAATGAAATAAGATGAAAATTTAAAACGCCAATGTGGTAGGTTGACTACCCCATTGGCGTTTTTACTTATTACAGCATCTCTTTAAAACACGATAATAAATGATCGATACTTCTCTAGTAATATTCTTTTTGAACCTTTTTTACAAAATTGTATTATTCTACTTTCATCAACCTGAAAGTCACCTTTTGTATAATATTTTTACAGCAACTATAAGACAATTGGATATTTCTTTTAAAGGAATTGATAATATTACTAAAATCTTATACT belongs to Solibacillus sp. FSL R7-0682 and includes:
- the aspA gene encoding aspartate ammonia-lyase; translated protein: MSTRIEKDFLGTLEIPKDVYYGVQTTRALENFPITKMTMHPELIRAFAIVKKSSALANAAIGKLDTKIANAIAQAADDIIHGQLHDQFVVDPIQGGAGTSMNMNANEVIANRALEILGEEKGTYSIISPNSHVNMAQSTNDAFPSAIHIATVSTLDKLIVAMERMKESFLKKAVQFDSIVKMGRTHLQDAVPVRLGQEFGAYAAVVSRDIQRIKNAQKTMLQINIGATAIGTGLNADPEYMKIAVEHIAEYSGFPFERVENLIDGTQNTDTYSEVSSMLKIAMTNMSKISNDLRLMASGPKTGFSEIRLPERQPGSSIMPGKVNPVMPEVINQIAFQVVGNDVTISLASEAGQFELNVMEPVLVFNLLQSIEIMTNGFTVFTTHCLDHIEANEARMHDFVERSIGVVTALAPHLGYERSSQIAREALHSGKSVRELCLQYDYFTVEQLDIILNPFELTQPGIAGEKALMK